In Diadema setosum chromosome 19, eeDiaSeto1, whole genome shotgun sequence, a genomic segment contains:
- the LOC140242962 gene encoding uncharacterized protein: MYFADRNLTVHDRGSRVRVLQLGDVNDNPLSSLRLLTRNGQEREEESCDVVKQIDRSRKGIFQCKVLTISRKRRKVQHMYHLNNAPLEFVESVKYLGVTITSDLKWTQHINNTVSKANIVLAFLRRNLRIKSSDIKATAYKTLVRPIVEYASTVCDPSSKNLIHKVEMVQRRAARFTLNRYHNTSSVTKMLQELDWTTLEQRRENDRLIMMYKIHNNLTPLSAHVYSIKQVTQLTRASQPHSYQVPYSRTESHHHSLRTVRNWNSLSSQIVSAPSVGSFRNRLTVDHSG; this comes from the exons ATGTACTTCGCTGACCGGAACTTGACCGTTCACGACAGAGGGTCGAGAGTTCGCGTCCTTCAACTTGGCGACGTCAACGATAACCCACTTTCCTCACTCAGGCTACTAACACGCAATGGAcaggagagagaggaagagagttGTGACGTGGTCAAGC AAATTGACCGCTCGAGGAAAGGC ATATTCCAgtgtaaggttttgacaatatccaggaaaagaagaaaggtgcaacacatgtatcatctaaataacgcccctcttgaatttgttgaatccgtgaagtacttgggtgtaaccatcacttctgatttgaagtggacccaacacatcaacaatactGTTAGTAAAGCCAATATCGTCCTTGCATTTCTAAgacgcaatcttcgcataaaatcttctgataTTAAAGCCACGGCTTACAAAACTTTAgttcgaccaattgttgagtatgcttccaCAGTTTGTGACCCATCTTCCAAGAACCTAATCCacaaagtggaaatggtccagagaagagctgcgagattcactttaaatcgctaccataatacctcaagtgtcaccaaaatgctgcaagaacttgattggaccactctggaacaacgcagagaaaatgacagactaattatgatgtacaaaatacacaataatcttactcctctttcagcacatgTCTATAGTATCAAACAAGTTACTCAGttgacgagagcctcgcaaccacactcctatcaggtaccatactcgagaactgaatcgcatcacCATTCGttaagaactgtaaggaactggaattccctgtcgtcacaaattgtttcagcgccatctgtgggatcatttcgaaaccgtctaacggttgatcacagtggctag